Genomic DNA from Alkalihalobacterium alkalinitrilicum:
TATAGGAACAGCTGATATTTGGGTAGGCGGAGCTGGCGTATTATCAGGTTCTTCTGAAACAGCACAAATTTTTACAGTACCTTTTATGTTCCACGATCAAGCTCATTTTGATAACGTTTACAACGGTGAAGTAGGAGAAGAAATTTCTAGCCGAATTAACGCAGAAACTGGAAACCAAGTCCTCTCGTATTGGACTCGTGGTGCACGTATGTTAACAGTTAATGAAGAAGTAAACACACCAGAAGATTTAAACGGACTTCGTATTCGCGTTCCTGACAGCCCTGTCTTCGTTGAATCATGGAAAATGCTAGGAGCAGCACCAACACCAATGGCATTTGGTGAAGTATTTACTTCATTACAACAAGGTGTAATTGATGGTCAGGAAAATCCACTATCTTTAATTTATAACTCTAAGTTTAATGAAGTAGTAGACTATCTAGTGTTAACAGAGCACGTTAGAGAGCCAATTGCAATGGTTATCAGCGGCTCTAAATTCGAAGCACTTGATCCAGAATTACAAGAGTTATTATTACAAGCTGCTAACGGTCAAGGTAAAGATTACGTAGCCAATGAAGTATTATCTGGTGAAGAAGGTTACCTTGAAGCACTTGAAGAAGCAGGCATGGAAGTCATTCGCCCAGATCTATCGCTTTTCCAAGAAAAGTTAGGTGGATTTGTTGAGCAACAATTCCCAGCAGTAACAGAAATTCATGAAATGATTCTTTCAGCAAAATAACAGAAAAAACAAGGGTGGGTTGGGTCTCCTCCCGCCCTTGTTTCTATAAATACTTCATGTATATGCTGTTTATCATTGTAGGTGTATATATGAAGAATTTATAGATTGAGGAGGACTTCAGAATGATAAACAAATATGTTCAATTCATAGACAGGATCAATAGTTGGGTTTTTAATTTTATAGCTATTGTATTTGGAATAGTTACTTTACTAACAATTTATCAAGTCTTTGCTAGATATGTGTTAAAAAGTCCGCTCGTTTGGTCCGAAGCAATTGTCCGCTATTCAATGGTTTGGGTCGTTCTTTTAGGTACCGCCATTGCATTACGTAAAGGGATGTTAATTTCTGTAGAGGTGTTATTATTTCTTGTTTCAAAAAAGATTAAGAAAATCTTACAAGTTTTAATTATGTTAGTTAATATTGTATTTTTAGTCCTTCTTGTAAAGTATGGATTAGATATTATGAGCAGCTTGGCTCACCAAAAGACAGGGTCTATCAACATTCCTGTCAGTTGGATATATGCTGCAATACCAGCAGGGAGTTTTCTTGGACTGCTGAATTGTACCGTTATTTTAATTGAGTTGTTTACTAAGAAAAATGAGGAGGGACAGGAAGATGGCGGCACTGTTATTCATTAGTTTATTTTTAATGTTCTTAATCGGTGTACCTGTCGCTTTTTCAATGGGTCTCTCATCAATGATAGCGATGATGAATGAAGGAATTTCACTGCAAGTAGCGATTCAAAGAATTTTTTCTTCCTTAGACTCATTTACGTTAATGGCGATTCCTTTTTTTATATTAGCTGGAAGCCTTATGGAATACAGTGGAATATCGCAAAGGTTAGTTGATTTTGCGAACTCGTTAGTTGGACGGATTACAGGTGGACTTGGTATGGTAACCGTATTAACAGCCATGTTCTTTGCGTCGATTTCGGGATCGAGTGCCGCAACTGTTGCGGCGATTGGAAGTATATTAATACCTGCCATGGTTCGAAGAGGTTTTCCGAAAGGATTTTCAACTTCAGTTCAAGCTGTTTCTGGTGAACTAGGCGTTATTATTCCCCCGTCCATTCCATTAATTATTTTTGCTTTAAGTGCAGGGATGTCTATTTCAATTGGTGATTTATTTTTAGCCGGTATTGTCCCTGGTATGCTTGTTGGTTTATCATTAATGTTAACAATCTTTATCATTAGTAAAATTAAAGGTTATGGTGGACCTGAGACTCTAACAGAAGAAGATAAGGAATTAATGACTGCTAGTGGTAGATTCAAAGCTTTTAGAAGAGCAATCCTTCCATTACTAATGCCTGTAATCATTTTAGGGGGAATTTATGGAGGTGTGTTTACACCAACTGAAGCAGCGGCAGCAGCTGTAGGTTATGCCTTTTTCCTAGGAATGTTTGTTTATAGAAAATTTAATACAAAGATTATTATGGATGTATTAAAGAATTCGGTTATTTCTACAGCCATTATCATGTTTATCATTGGAAATGCTGGGCTTTTTGGATGGGTTTTAACCTCAGAAAGAATCCCTTATAAAGTAGCAGAGTGGTTTGTTTCAATATCAGATAGCCCAATTATCTTTTTATTACTCGTAAATATTATTTTGTTAATTGTAGGGATGTTTTTAGAAACAGGTGCTGCAATCGTAATCTTAGCTCCAATCCTTACCCCAGTAGCGGTTATGTTTGGTATTGACCCTATTCACTTTGGGATTATTATGATCGTCAATTTAGCAGTTGGTATGTTAACTCCACCGATTGGGGTAAATTTATTTGTTGCCTGTCAGATTGCAGGCTTAAGGATAGAACAGATTTTAAAGCCATTAATTCCATTCTATTTGGTACTATTAATTAATATTGTTTTAATTACCTATTTACCTCAACTTTCATTATGGTTACCTCAATTATTCAAATAAAAAAGGGGAAATTCTATGAAAATCATAATAGCGCCAGATTCATTTAAAGGTTCAATATCAGCAAAAGACTTATGCCAAACGATTCGAAAAGGGATCGAAAAGGTGATTCCAGAAGCTAAAATGGTAGAAATTCCGATGGCAGACGGTGGAGAAGGGACGATGGAAAATTATGTACATGCGACAAATGGACATATCGAAAAAGTGACAGCGTCTGATCCTATCGGTAGAAAAATAGATTCAGCTTATGGTGTATTAGGTGATAAGGAGACGGTTGTTATCGAGATGGCTCAAGCATCTGGGCTTCCCTTATTAACGAATGATGAAAGAAATCCTTTCTTGGCGAGTAGCTATGGAACGGGAGAATTGATTTCTCATGCTCTAAATCAAGGCTATCGAAAATTCATCATTGGCTTAGGTGGAAGTGCTACGAATGACGGTGGCATGGGTATGTTACAAGCACTAGGCGTAAAGTTCTACGATAAGGACCACCAAATCATTTCAAATGATGTTCGTGCCTTATTGCATTTATCAAGTATTGATGTTTCAGCATTAGACCACAGGTTACGTGAGGCAGATTTTGTCATCGCTAGTGATGTTACTAATCCATTATGTGGACCGAACGGTGCTTCTCATATTTTTGGTCCGCAAAAGGGTGCTACCCCTGAAATGGTAGTGTTGTTAGATGAGTGCTTAAGCCAATATGGTAAAAAAATTAACGAGTTGTTTAACATTGAAATTTTTTCTGCGCCAGGAGCAGGAGCCGCAGGAGGAATGGGTGCTGGCTTAATAGCATTTTTAAATGCATCAGTAAGGTCTGGAATTGATACGATTATGGAAGTTGCACAATTTGATCAAGCAATAGAAGGCGCGAGTTTAGTCGTAACAGGAGAAGGGAAATTAGACGAACAAACGCTCTCTGGTAAAGTCATTTCGGGAGTTTGCCGCTATTCAAATCAAAATCAAATCCCAGTTATCGCAATTTGCGGCAGTAACGAACTCACTGGTACTGAATTAACACAATTAGGGGTTGCCGCAGCTTTTCCAATCGTTTCAGGACCTTGCACCGTCTATGAAGCTATTACGGAAGTTCAAAGATTAGTAGAAAAGACGATCGAACAGATTATGAGAGTGTATCAACTGCGAAAAGAGTCATAGAAAAAGATTAAGAAACGAGTAGAAACCCT
This window encodes:
- a CDS encoding TRAP transporter substrate-binding protein — encoded protein: MKRLFVGSITLAMSLMFAVGCSSSDTSSGGNEETANNDTTPTEEVDATVLKLGHVWPNSEIHAQGVEQFKEEVEELTDGRIVIEVYENGSLGDDRELLEGLNIGTADIWVGGAGVLSGSSETAQIFTVPFMFHDQAHFDNVYNGEVGEEISSRINAETGNQVLSYWTRGARMLTVNEEVNTPEDLNGLRIRVPDSPVFVESWKMLGAAPTPMAFGEVFTSLQQGVIDGQENPLSLIYNSKFNEVVDYLVLTEHVREPIAMVISGSKFEALDPELQELLLQAANGQGKDYVANEVLSGEEGYLEALEEAGMEVIRPDLSLFQEKLGGFVEQQFPAVTEIHEMILSAK
- a CDS encoding TRAP transporter small permease; translated protein: MINKYVQFIDRINSWVFNFIAIVFGIVTLLTIYQVFARYVLKSPLVWSEAIVRYSMVWVVLLGTAIALRKGMLISVEVLLFLVSKKIKKILQVLIMLVNIVFLVLLVKYGLDIMSSLAHQKTGSINIPVSWIYAAIPAGSFLGLLNCTVILIELFTKKNEEGQEDGGTVIH
- a CDS encoding TRAP transporter large permease, with translation MAALLFISLFLMFLIGVPVAFSMGLSSMIAMMNEGISLQVAIQRIFSSLDSFTLMAIPFFILAGSLMEYSGISQRLVDFANSLVGRITGGLGMVTVLTAMFFASISGSSAATVAAIGSILIPAMVRRGFPKGFSTSVQAVSGELGVIIPPSIPLIIFALSAGMSISIGDLFLAGIVPGMLVGLSLMLTIFIISKIKGYGGPETLTEEDKELMTASGRFKAFRRAILPLLMPVIILGGIYGGVFTPTEAAAAAVGYAFFLGMFVYRKFNTKIIMDVLKNSVISTAIIMFIIGNAGLFGWVLTSERIPYKVAEWFVSISDSPIIFLLLVNIILLIVGMFLETGAAIVILAPILTPVAVMFGIDPIHFGIIMIVNLAVGMLTPPIGVNLFVACQIAGLRIEQILKPLIPFYLVLLINIVLITYLPQLSLWLPQLFK
- a CDS encoding glycerate kinase, with product MKIIIAPDSFKGSISAKDLCQTIRKGIEKVIPEAKMVEIPMADGGEGTMENYVHATNGHIEKVTASDPIGRKIDSAYGVLGDKETVVIEMAQASGLPLLTNDERNPFLASSYGTGELISHALNQGYRKFIIGLGGSATNDGGMGMLQALGVKFYDKDHQIISNDVRALLHLSSIDVSALDHRLREADFVIASDVTNPLCGPNGASHIFGPQKGATPEMVVLLDECLSQYGKKINELFNIEIFSAPGAGAAGGMGAGLIAFLNASVRSGIDTIMEVAQFDQAIEGASLVVTGEGKLDEQTLSGKVISGVCRYSNQNQIPVIAICGSNELTGTELTQLGVAAAFPIVSGPCTVYEAITEVQRLVEKTIEQIMRVYQLRKES